Part of the Desulfovibrio sp. TomC genome, GATGGTGCGGTTTCGGGAGGTGAAACACCAGATCAGCCAGCTTTACGCCCAGGCCCAGGAATTGGCCGATGCCGGGCGCGTTGCCGATGCCCGGGAGCTTGCCCAGGGAAACGGTTTGATCCCCAAGCACGACCTGATCGAACAGGTGCAGGGCGTTTTCCGGGATGCGGCCGAGCTTCGGGAAGCTGCCGAGAAAAACCCGCGTATCTCCGGGGCGCAGCGCGAGGCGGCGCGACTGCAAGCGGACCATATGGTGAAGCGGGCGCTTCACGAGTTCGAAACCAGATCGGCCGGCTGGCGGTAGGCCCGGCAACGCAGAAGGCCCCGGCGAGGATAGCGTGTCGGGGCCGTGTTTTGCCCAAACGCGCGGCACCTAATAAAAAGGAGGAGGCAATGGCGGAGATTATGATTCGCAGCGCACAGGCCATTGCGAAAGCGATAGGAGAGCATCGAGGTGCGATCCCCGCGTTGGTCAAATTGGAAGGCCTGCCGGCTTGACAGAAGAACGGGAAAGGCCCCTGGTGAGCTTTGCCCGAGGACCTGGCCGAATGGTTACGCGGGCAGCGCATGAAACATGCCCCCGCTTCCCGCCAAACGCTCCGCGCTTAAAAAAAACGGGGAGAAACGGTGGTGACCTGCGAATTGAAAGTCTGCCCGGCCTGCGGCGGCAAGATCGGCGTCATTGACACCCGGGCGCTCGAAAAGGAGATCGTGCGCATTCGCCTCTGCCGGGGATGCCGCCGGCGGCTTGAGACGGTGGAGGCGGTGGCGCGAGTGGTTTATGCGGGTGAGGTGCGTTATTGATTTTGAAAGCCTATTATCTTGCAATCAGGGGGGCAAGAACATGGTCAAAGAGAGGGAAAAGCCAACAGTCGGCGTGTCGGACCGGATTTATTTTGACTTCAAAGGAGGGAAATCCGCGACCTCCAGCGAGGGCGAAGGCTGGCTTGAAGGATCGTCAGAGCCAGGCCAATACCGCCCGTTGTCTCGATTCAAATGGTTGCGGGTTCTGATTGGCCGGTTCCTCGGGCGTTGATGTCAGCCTCTATCTATTGCGAACCAATGGTTGGTCGCTACGACCTCCGAGGCCGCAAGGCCATTCTGGCGTTCTGGGGGGTGGCTGCTTGGTCTGCTGTTGAACGGAAGCGCAGGGCCGGCGCACCCGTACTGAAAGACTCTCGCGGCGTATGGACGGCCTGCAGCGCCGACCTGGATGCGTGGAGCGCGGGGAAATGGCCGCCAGGCAGCCCGGCAGGTGAGGGGCAGGGATAGGCTGGCCCGCGGGCTACTTTCCCCGCGCCCGCAACCACCCAGCCAAGGCATCCCGGCCAAGCATTCCCTTGCCGAGCAGCTCGAACACCATGACGCGCTCCGATTCGGGGGTCTGGACAGTGTCCGTCGATCCGCTGGAGGCTCAGGGAGGTTGAGACGGTGACGTGACTGGCGTATAGCGGGCAATTTTACCTGCCCCAATAGCCAATGTTATTTTATCCCTCTATTCCTCCTGTAGCCGAAAAATCCTAAGACTCCGCCAAGTAATGACCAAGCTATCGCTTTACCTATGGCTTCGCCCCAGTTTATATCCACAATAAATGCGGGGAGTATGTCGTATATAGTTGTCCTGTAGGCAAACTCTTCGCTGGGGATTACAGATGATATTATCGACTGAAAAATAGGTTGGTATAATATCGCATGTTCATCAACAGCATAGCAGAATATTTTTATATATCCAGTATTGGTAGGTATGATTCCTTCTACTATAGAAACAGAACCGACGGCAGGTATGTTTGCCTTTGAAAACACCCATAGAATTTTCTGGTTTTTATCGTAGTATTTCCTTCCTTCTCTAAAATCAGATACCAAGCCATTCATTTCTTTTTCTTCTTTATCGTAATGATTTTTAAATGATTGTTCTGATATTTTTTGTAATTTTGCCTCTTGAATCCTCCCTGGGTTGCTTATATTGATCAAAATATATGGATAAGAAAACCATCTATTTGTATCTTTTTGCTGAAATGCATAGTTATTGCGCGGAATAGATGGTTTGTTTGTGCGAGCAATAATTTCGTCTTCTGTTGATTTGATTACGTCTGCCGGGACTGATATCCATCCAGGTGGAAGTGTAATGGAGAAGTATTTGTTTTTGAATGTTTCGCAAGCGCCATTTATTGGGGAAAAACATGAAATTAATATTGCTGCGATGGCCATGAAGCTAGCATACCCCATGTCTTATCCCTCCTAAGGCCTGAATGATATCGACTGTGTAAACCAGTCGCCTGATATCTGGCATCTGATCCCGATGTTTGGCAAGAACTCCTCTTCGATATCCGCTCCTTTGGTGACGGGTATGACGGGCCATTTCAACCCGTCATGCCCGGGAACCCGCGTGGTTCAGCCATTTGTGTCGGGTGTGACGGGTCTGACGGGTTACAGAATGGAAAAAGAGAAAGTGCCCGTCGCCCCATCCTGTCCGGCTTGCCCCGTGGCGTTAGTGGCATGACGAAACAAAACGCCACGCCCGGGAAACCGCACTATTCATGGGTTTGTGGCGTTTGTGGCGTTTCCCGGAAGGGAAAAATGGGAAACGCCACCATCGTCACCCTATTCCCTCAAACTTCACCAGGAGTCCGTATGGAAATCCAAGGCCCCTTCTTCTCCCTGGCAAAGGCAGCCGAATATTGCGGGTACAAAAGTCCCGAACATTTTGCCGATCTTCTCCGGGGCTACGCTGTCCCAAAATACGGTCCCAAGAAAAATCGCTACGCTCGCTCTGTCCTGGATGCCTTCATGGCTGATCCGAAGAGCCTCAAACGGGGAGCGCCGGCAAGGCGGTATGTCCCCAAAAAAGTTATGGCATAAGCCAATCCCTGCCGACTACTCCTCGCCGAACAGATCCTTGGCCCGGCAACCGAGCGACCCAGCAATGGTTGCCAGGGTATCGAGGGTGCACCGGCCGATCAGGTCACCACGGGCGCGCATGATGGTTTTTTCTGTAAGCCCTGAAGCCTGAGCCATCCCCCTGACCGTTATACCTTTGTCTTCCATTAACCCCTTGAGCAAGCTGGTAATCATCGTGGCCCTCTTTGTTGTTGTGGGAAAGAATTACTACAAACCTTGACTTTGTCTGTGGGAATAAAATACCACAAGCAGGACGGCAACAAAAAACAGCCCGGCAAGGAGGTAGAGACTCCCGGCCGGGCCTGACCACAACCCTACCTGCAAGGAGGTAACGTCATGGTTGGTCTTGAACTATCTATTCCCCGGGCCATCCGCAAGGCTGCGCTCCACGTGGCCGGCTACGTTGAAATTCCCACTGGTGGCAGCATCGGACATCGCGAGAGCGAAGAGGACGGCTACCGGCGCATGCTACGGAACTTCCGCCTTCTCCACTACCCGCACGATCCGCGCCTTCGGCACTGGTCGGCGCTCACGACAGGGAACGAGGACCGGCAAGCTACGCCCGAACAAGTGGCGTTCCAGCTCGAACAACAGCGCCTTGACCTGGAGAAATTCGGGTTGGTCTACGCGGTCCCTGGTGACCCCGATGCCTTTTGCGTGAAATGGAAGGCACGTCCAGAGAGCGAGTGGGCCGAGACGTTCATGCGCGACGTGGCCGAGGGCCGAGAGGTGCGTCATGGTTAACCATTCCCACGCCCTGGTGGCGACATCCAAGCGCCCCGAGGGGATGAGCGATACCGAGGTGGCAATGCGAATCCATGAAATCGCCCACACCATCTACCACGCGAAGGAAGAATTTCTCGGCAAGGTGGATGAGTTGGCCCAGGAAGCCATGGGGCTGGCCCTGGTGCCCCGAGTAAATGGGAACCCTTCCGACGCGGAAATGCTCCAGTGCGATGCTTACAAGCTCATTCGCCAGGGGGTGGAATCAGCGAACACGGGGCTTGATGCCGTGAAGACGGGCATTGAAAT contains:
- a CDS encoding NrdR family transcriptional regulator codes for the protein MVTCELKVCPACGGKIGVIDTRALEKEIVRIRLCRGCRRRLETVEAVARVVYAGEVRY
- a CDS encoding helix-turn-helix domain-containing protein, translated to MITSLLKGLMEDKGITVRGMAQASGLTEKTIMRARGDLIGRCTLDTLATIAGSLGCRAKDLFGEE